A single region of the Mycobacterium avium subsp. avium genome encodes:
- a CDS encoding MFS transporter, whose translation MTLTSPAAASAGDLPARPGLRTVAAGSMIGTTIEWYDFYLYATASALVFKPLFFPNISPSAGTLASFATYAAGFGARPLGAVLSGHFGDRLGRKTVLVAALLVMGLVTTAIGALPTYAEAGLAAPALLASLRVVQGLAVGAEWGGAAVLSVEHAPPGRRGLFGSFTQLGSPAGMLLATSVFFGVRKATGPAAFLGFGWRIPFLLSIFLVAVGLFVRLRLTDAEVFDRLRSRDELARLPIVQVLRTDARNVVITTGLRLSQIGLFVLLTTYSLSYLQDSFGKGSGVGLVAVLISSALGFLSTPGWALLSDRVGRRPPYLFGALASVVALVLFFVAAGTGSAVLVVVAIVFGVNVVHDAMYGPQAAWFAELFDTRVRYSGSSLGYHIGAVLSGGFAPLIAASLLVAGGGRPWLIVGYFAVLAAITVGAACAARETRGEPIG comes from the coding sequence GTGACTCTGACCAGCCCGGCCGCCGCTTCGGCCGGCGACCTTCCCGCCCGGCCGGGGCTGCGCACCGTCGCTGCGGGCAGCATGATCGGCACCACCATCGAGTGGTACGACTTCTACCTGTACGCGACCGCGTCGGCGCTGGTGTTCAAACCGCTGTTCTTCCCCAACATCTCGCCGTCCGCCGGGACGCTGGCCTCGTTCGCCACCTACGCCGCCGGATTCGGGGCCCGCCCGCTCGGTGCGGTGCTGTCCGGCCACTTCGGTGACCGGCTGGGCCGCAAGACCGTGCTGGTGGCCGCGCTGCTGGTGATGGGTTTGGTCACCACCGCGATCGGGGCGCTGCCGACCTACGCCGAGGCCGGGCTGGCGGCGCCGGCCCTGCTGGCGTCGCTGCGGGTGGTGCAGGGGCTGGCCGTGGGCGCGGAATGGGGTGGGGCCGCGGTGCTGTCGGTGGAGCATGCGCCGCCGGGCCGCCGCGGCCTGTTCGGCAGCTTCACCCAGCTGGGCTCCCCGGCCGGCATGCTGCTGGCGACGTCGGTGTTCTTCGGTGTCCGCAAGGCCACCGGGCCCGCCGCCTTCCTCGGCTTCGGATGGCGAATCCCGTTCCTGCTCAGCATCTTTCTGGTGGCGGTCGGTCTGTTCGTGCGGCTGCGGCTCACCGACGCCGAAGTCTTCGACCGGCTCAGAAGCCGCGACGAGCTGGCCCGGCTGCCGATCGTGCAGGTGCTGCGCACCGACGCGCGCAACGTCGTCATCACCACCGGCCTGCGCCTGTCGCAGATCGGGCTGTTCGTGCTGTTGACCACGTATTCGCTTAGCTACCTTCAGGATTCATTCGGAAAGGGCAGCGGTGTGGGGCTGGTCGCGGTGCTGATCTCGTCGGCGCTGGGGTTTCTCAGCACGCCGGGCTGGGCGCTGCTGTCGGACCGGGTCGGGCGGCGGCCGCCGTATCTGTTCGGCGCGCTGGCGTCGGTCGTGGCGCTGGTGTTGTTCTTCGTCGCCGCCGGCACCGGCTCGGCGGTGCTGGTGGTCGTGGCAATCGTGTTCGGCGTCAACGTCGTTCACGATGCGATGTACGGTCCGCAGGCCGCCTGGTTCGCCGAACTGTTCGACACCCGGGTGCGCTACAGCGGATCGAGCCTGGGATATCACATCGGCGCCGTGCTCTCCGGCGGGTTCGCGCCGTTGATCGCGGCGTCGTTGCTGGTCGCCGGGGGCGGCCGGCCGTGGTTGATCGTCGGCTATTTCGCGGTGCTGGCGGCGATCACCGTGGGCGCCGCCTGCGCGGCCCGGGAGACGCGCGGGGAGCCGATCGGATGA
- a CDS encoding LLM class flavin-dependent oxidoreductase: MSAARRIYLNAFDMACVGHQSAGLWRHPDDQGHRYRELSYWTELARTLEAGGFDALFLADVLGVYDIYGASRDAAVVDAAQFPVNEPSAAVSAMAAVTETLGFGITLSLTYEQPYALARRLSTLDHLTGGRVAWNIVTSYLDSAARNLGLDAQIPHDQRYEIADEYLEVCYKLWEGSWEAGAVLRDRQRGVFTDPAKVHDIEHKGRYFSVPGPFLCEPSPQRTPVLFQAGASPRGIRFAAAHAEAVFVSGPTAQVVREPVRALRTAAAQLGRDPRAVKVFTMVTPVVAETHDAAVAKLAEYRRFVSPRGALALFGGWTGVDLAELDPDEPLTYVETDANRSALASFTTAGRAWTVAELAAEIGIGGRGPVLVGSPTEVADELERWVDDADVDGFNVAYVTTPGTFVDFAKFVVPELRRRGHVPEQVPGSTLRERLGAAGPLLGDDHPGAAYRLRRDR, translated from the coding sequence ATGAGCGCGGCCCGCCGGATCTACCTCAACGCCTTCGACATGGCTTGCGTCGGGCATCAGTCGGCCGGGCTGTGGCGGCACCCCGACGACCAGGGCCACCGGTACCGCGAGCTGAGCTACTGGACGGAGCTGGCCCGCACGCTGGAGGCGGGCGGGTTCGACGCGCTGTTTTTGGCCGACGTGCTCGGCGTCTACGACATCTACGGCGCCTCCCGCGACGCCGCCGTCGTCGACGCCGCGCAGTTCCCGGTCAACGAACCGAGCGCCGCGGTCTCGGCGATGGCGGCGGTGACCGAGACGCTGGGATTCGGCATCACCCTGTCGCTGACCTACGAGCAGCCGTATGCCCTGGCGCGCCGGCTCTCCACGCTGGACCACCTCACCGGCGGCCGGGTGGCGTGGAACATCGTCACATCCTATTTGGACAGTGCCGCACGCAATTTGGGCCTGGACGCCCAGATCCCGCACGACCAGCGCTACGAGATCGCCGACGAATATCTGGAGGTCTGCTACAAGCTGTGGGAGGGCTCGTGGGAGGCCGGCGCCGTGCTGCGCGACCGGCAGCGCGGCGTGTTCACCGACCCCGCCAAGGTGCACGACATCGAGCACAAGGGCCGCTACTTCTCGGTGCCCGGGCCGTTCCTGTGCGAGCCGTCGCCGCAACGCACCCCGGTGCTGTTCCAGGCCGGGGCCTCACCGCGCGGTATCCGCTTCGCCGCGGCTCACGCCGAGGCGGTCTTCGTCTCCGGGCCGACGGCGCAGGTGGTGCGCGAGCCCGTGCGGGCGCTGCGGACGGCCGCCGCGCAGCTGGGCCGGGACCCGCGGGCGGTCAAGGTGTTCACCATGGTGACCCCGGTGGTCGCCGAGACGCACGACGCGGCCGTCGCCAAACTGGCCGAATACCGGCGCTTCGTCAGCCCCCGCGGGGCGCTGGCCCTGTTCGGCGGCTGGACCGGGGTGGATCTGGCCGAGCTGGACCCCGACGAACCGCTGACCTACGTCGAAACCGACGCCAACCGCTCGGCGCTGGCGTCGTTCACCACCGCGGGGCGGGCCTGGACGGTGGCCGAGCTGGCCGCCGAGATCGGCATCGGCGGGCGCGGCCCGGTGCTGGTGGGGTCACCGACCGAGGTCGCCGACGAACTCGAGCGTTGGGTCGACGACGCCGACGTCGACGGGTTCAACGTGGCCTACGTGACCACCCCGGGCACCTTCGTCGATTTCGCGAAATTCGTTGTGCCCGAGCTACGCCGGCGCGGGCACGTGCCCGAGCAGGTGCCGGGTTCGACGCTGCGCGAACGCCTGGGGGCCGCGGGGCCGCTGCTCGGCGACGACCACCCCGGGGCGGCGTACCGGTTACGGCGCGACCGTTAA
- a CDS encoding TetR/AcrR family transcriptional regulator yields the protein MKADPSGLDKAPGAGRPRDPRIDSAILSATAELLVQTGYSNISLAAVAERAGTTKSALYRRWSSKAELVHEAAFPTAPTALEAPAGDIAADMRMMIEATRDVFTTPVVRAALPGLVADMTADPALNARVMSRFADLFTAVRVRLREAVDRGEAHPDVDPDRLIELIGGATMLRMLLRPEEELDDAWVEQTTAIVVHGVRR from the coding sequence ATGAAAGCAGACCCGTCCGGCCTTGACAAGGCCCCCGGCGCCGGCCGCCCCCGCGATCCGCGCATCGACTCGGCCATCCTATCGGCGACCGCGGAACTGCTTGTCCAAACGGGCTATTCGAATATCAGTCTGGCGGCGGTCGCCGAGCGTGCCGGCACCACCAAATCGGCGCTGTACCGGCGCTGGTCGAGCAAGGCCGAACTGGTGCACGAGGCGGCCTTCCCGACGGCCCCGACCGCGCTGGAGGCGCCGGCCGGCGACATCGCCGCCGACATGCGGATGATGATCGAGGCCACGCGCGACGTGTTCACCACGCCCGTGGTGCGCGCCGCGCTGCCCGGCCTGGTGGCCGACATGACGGCCGATCCCGCGCTCAACGCCCGGGTGATGTCGCGGTTCGCGGACCTGTTCACCGCGGTGCGGGTGCGGTTGCGCGAGGCGGTGGACCGCGGCGAGGCGCATCCCGACGTGGATCCGGACCGGTTGATCGAGTTGATCGGGGGAGCGACGATGCTGCGGATGCTGCTGCGCCCGGAGGAGGAACTCGACGACGCGTGGGTGGAGCAGACGACGGCGATCGTGGTGCACGGGGTGCGGCGGTGA
- a CDS encoding SDR family NAD(P)-dependent oxidoreductase gives MTGRLAGRAAIVTGASRGLGRAIALALASEGAAVAVAGRTEQVWDDRLPGTIGSTVADIEAAGGRAVPVRADLTDRDDVARLVDSAREALGPITILVNNAAFTAPGRPPAPGGEARAKPAAGGEARAKPASGGAKPASGGAKPGWPGFVSTPLHAYRRHFDIAVFAAYELMQRVCPDMIGAGGGAIINITSVASRLPGDCPYADRSGGVLPGYGGSKAALEHLTQCVAYDLADHRIAVNALSPSKPILTPGLSYYARDFDDTASADEFARAAVELALVDPGRVTGRTIGHLQVLDGSFRPFGLD, from the coding sequence GTGACGGGCCGGCTGGCCGGCCGCGCCGCGATCGTCACCGGCGCCAGCCGTGGCCTGGGCCGGGCCATCGCGCTGGCCCTGGCGAGCGAGGGCGCCGCGGTGGCGGTCGCCGGGCGGACCGAGCAAGTCTGGGACGACCGGTTGCCGGGCACCATCGGGTCCACGGTCGCCGACATCGAGGCCGCCGGTGGGCGCGCGGTGCCGGTGCGGGCCGATCTGACCGACCGCGACGACGTCGCGCGGCTGGTGGATTCGGCTCGAGAGGCGTTGGGCCCCATCACGATTCTGGTCAATAATGCGGCCTTCACCGCGCCCGGCAGGCCGCCGGCGCCCGGCGGCGAGGCGCGCGCCAAACCGGCGGCCGGCGGCGAGGCGCGCGCCAAACCAGCGTCGGGCGGCGCCAAACCGGCGTCCGGCGGCGCCAAACCGGGCTGGCCGGGCTTCGTCAGCACGCCGCTGCACGCCTACCGGCGGCATTTCGACATCGCCGTCTTCGCCGCCTACGAACTGATGCAGAGGGTGTGCCCGGACATGATCGGGGCGGGCGGCGGAGCGATCATCAACATCACCTCGGTCGCCTCCCGGCTGCCGGGTGACTGCCCGTACGCCGATCGCAGCGGCGGGGTGCTGCCCGGGTACGGCGGGTCCAAGGCCGCGCTCGAACACCTGACCCAGTGTGTGGCATACGATCTCGCCGACCATCGCATCGCGGTCAATGCGCTGTCGCCGTCCAAACCGATCCTCACGCCGGGGCTTTCCTACTACGCCCGCGATTTCGACGACACCGCGTCGGCGGACGAATTCGCCCGGGCCGCAGTGGAATTGGCGCTGGTAGATCCCGGCAGGGTCACCGGCCGCACCATCGGTCACCTGCAGGTGCTGGACGGCAGCTTCCGTCCCTTCGGCTTGGACTAG